The sequence AGACCGTCCCCTTGGAGACCGAGAGGTCCTTGGCGATCTCGCTGATGCCCTTGCCATGCGAACCGATGCTTTCCAGCACATCAACAGCCCGCAACAACGAGCGCAACAACTTGCGGTCAGTGCCTTCCGGCGCGTTTGTCATGGGCTGGGCTCCTTGCTGTCGGGACGCGGACGCAAAACCTTGACCACTTTTTCACCGGTTGCGCAAAGCTCGCCACGCTGGTTGCGCACCTCTGCCGCGAAGAATATCTTGCGCCGGTCAACGTCAACCGCATCGACCGTGACCGTGCACTGCACGGTGTCGCCGATCATCACCGGCGCAAGGCATTTCACCGAAAAGATCTGCGCTGCATAGCCGACCGGCTCAAGCCGCTCGTCCAGCAGGTTCACCGCACAGGCCGAGATATAGCCCGGCAGCAAAGCGCCATGCACGACGCGCCCGCCAAAGCGCCCCTCGGCATATTCGCGGTTCACATGGTTCGGATGCATATCGCCGCTGATGCCCGCAAAGAGATAGACATCCGATTCCGAGACCGTTCGACGCAGCGTCGCGCTCTCTCCTATGCTGATTTCATGGATCGGATTCATGGTCATATCAGGCGGCTCCCATGATAAGGTCGGGCAGGAAGAGAACGATTTGCGGGAAGAGGATCAGCGCCAGGATCAGCAGGAGCATGGCGAGGACGAAAGGCATGGTCTCGCGGATCACCACCGGCATCGGCACCTTGGCGATAGAGCCCGCGATCAGGATGCAAAGGCCAAATGGCGGCGTGATCAGGCCAAGGGCTGCTGTCATCACGATCACCATCGCCATTTGCAGCGGGTCGATCCCGACCGAGGCCGCAATCTGCTGCGCAATCGGCAGGAAGATGATCATCGCGGGAACCCCGTCGATGAAGAGGCCGACCGTGAAGAAGATCGCCACGATCAGCAAAAGGCCGGCGGTCGGGCCG is a genomic window of Rhodobacter sp. 24-YEA-8 containing:
- a CDS encoding MaoC family dehydratase yields the protein MTMNPIHEISIGESATLRRTVSESDVYLFAGISGDMHPNHVNREYAEGRFGGRVVHGALLPGYISACAVNLLDERLEPVGYAAQIFSVKCLAPVMIGDTVQCTVTVDAVDVDRRKIFFAAEVRNQRGELCATGEKVVKVLRPRPDSKEPSP